Sequence from the Actinocatenispora sera genome:
GCGTCGAACGCATCCGCCCGGTACCGGGTGGGCAGCCCCACCGAGGACAGCACCGCGGTGTGCCGGTCGGCGGTGGCCGCATCGAGCAGGCCGCGGCGGCGGGCCAGCTGCGCCGCATACACCAGGCCGACCGAGACCGCGTGGCCGTGCCGCCACCGGTACCCCTCGTGCCGCTCGATGGCGTGGCCGAGGGTGTGGCCGTAGTTGAGGACGATGCGCCGGCCGGACTCGCGCAGGTCCTCGCCAACCACGTCCGCCTTGACCCGCACGGACCGCTCGACCAGCTCGCGCAGGACCGGGCCGGCCGGGTCGGTCGCCGCGGCGGGGTCGGCCTCGATCAGCTCCAGGATCCGCGGGTCGGCGATGAAGCCGCACTTGACCACCTCGGCCATGCCGCCGGTCAGCTCCTCGGCGTCGAGGGTCGCCAGGGTGGCGAGGTCGCACAGCACGGCGGCGGGCGGGTGGAACGCGCCGACGAGGTTCTTGCCGGCGGCGGTGTTCACCCCGGTCTTGCCGCCGATCGCGGCGTCGACCATGCCCAGCAGGCTGGTCGGTACCTGCACCAGGCGCACCCCGCGCAGCCAGCAGGCGGCGACGAAGCCGGCCAGGTCGGTCACCGCTCCCCCGCCGACGCCGACCACCGCGTCGGTACGGGTGAAGCCGGCGCGGCCCAGCTGCGCCCAGCACTGCTCGGCCACCGCGACGCTCTTGCCGTGCTCGGCGTCCGGCACCTCCAGCCGCAGCGGCTTGCGCCCGGCCGCGGCGAGGACCTCGCAGAGCCGGTCCACCAGCCCGGACAGCGGCGGCGCGTGCACCAGCGCGACCTGCGCGGCGCCGGGCAGGGTGTCCGGCAGCCCGTCGAGCAGGCCGGCGCCGACGAGCACCTCGTACGGCGCGGAGCCGGCCACCTTGATCCGGGTGGTCGGCGCGGTCACGACTGCGCCCGCAGGTCGTCCAGTGCGGACAGGACCGTCTCGGTGACCTGGTCGGGGTCGATGCGATCGGTGGGTACCACCACGTCGGCGACCTCCTCGTAGAGCGGGCGACGCTCGGCGAGCAGCTGCCGCATCGTCGCGCGGGGGTTGATCGCGAGCAGCGGCCGGGCGGCCGACAGCCCGGTCCGTTTCGCGGCGTCGGGCAACTCCACCGACAGGAACACGACCAGGTGGCCGAGCAGCAGTTCGCGGGTCGACTCGGCCAGCACGGCGCCGCCACCGAGCGCGAGCACCCCGCGCCGGGTGGCGAGCGCCTCGGCGACCGCGGCCCGCTCCAGCGCCCGGAAGTGGTCCTCACCGTCGTCGACGAAGATGTCGGAGATCGGCTTGCCGGCGGTACGTTCGATCTGCTCGTCGGTGTCGGCGAACTCGACGCCGAGCCGGGCGGCGAGCAGCCGACCCACCGTGGTCTTGCCCGCGCCGGGCGCGCCGACCAGCACGCACACCGGCCGGTCGACGCCGGGTACGCCGGTCACCTCGGCGCCCGGGTCGGCATCGGCGGGTGCGGGATCCACCGGGGTCACGAGATCACCAGTTCCTTCCGGTAGGCGTCGAGGTTGCGGCGCAGCTCGGCCACCGAGTCGCCGCCGAACTTCTCCACCGCGGCGTCGGCCAGCACCAGCGCCACCATCGCCTCGGCGACCACCGCGCCGGCCGGCACCGCGCACACGTCGGAGCGCTGGTTGATCGCGGTGGCCGGCTCGCCGGTGGCCACGTCGACGGTGGACAGCGCCCGGTTGAGCGACGAGATCGGCTTGAGGGCGGCGCGCACCCGCAGCGGCTCGCCGATCGACATGCCGCCCTCGACGCCACCGGCCCGGTTGGTGCGCCGGCGCACCCCGCCGGCGGTCGGGTCCATCTCGTCGTGCGCGACCGAGCCGCGGCTGCGCGCCTGGGTGAACCCGTCGCCGACCTCGACGCCCTTGACCGCCTGGATCGACATCAGCGCGGCGGCCAGCCGGGCATCCAGCCGGCGGTCCCACTGCACGTGGCTGCCCAGGCCCGGGGGCAGCCCGTACGCGACGACCTCGACGATGCCGCCGAGCGTGTCGGCGTCCTTGCGAGCCGCGTCGACCTCGGCCACCATCGCCGCGGACGCGTCCGCGTCCAGGCACCGCATCGGGTCGGCGTCGATCGCGGCGGCGTCGTCCGGGGTGGGCAGCCGGTCGGCGGGCGCGGCGACCGCGCCGATCTCCACCACGTGCGACACCAGCCGCACCTCCAGAGCCTGGTCCAGCAGCGCCTTTGCGACGGTACCCAGGGCCACCCGGGCGGCGGTCTCCCGGGCGCTGGCGCGTTCCAGGATCGGCCGGGCGTCGGTGTGCCCGTACTTCTGCATGCCGGCGAGGTCGGCATGGCCGGGGCGGGGCCTACTCAGCGGCGCGTTGCGCGCCTGCCCGGCAAGCTCCGCCTCGTCCACCGGGTCGGCGCTCATCACCTGCTGCCACTTGGGCCACTCGGTGTTCCCGACCCGGACGGCGAACGGGCTGCCCAGGGTGCGCCCGTGTCGCAGCCCGCCGATCACCTCCACGGCGTCCTGTTCGAACTTCATCCGCGCGCCCCGGCCGTACCCCAGGCGGCGGCGGGCCAGCTCGGACGCGATTTCGGCACTGGTCAGCTCGACCCCGGCCGGCACACCCTCCAGGATGCCGACCAGCGCGGGCCCGTGCGATTCCCCGGCAGTCAACCAACGCAACACAACCAGAGAGTCTGTCACGGACCGCGGTCGCGCCGGTGACCAGAGGCGTACGGTCCCGCTGGGCGGGCCGCCGCGACGAGCGGGCGGAGCGTTCTCGCCCAGGCGGGCGAAGCAGGCGAAGCAGGCGAAGCGTTCTCGCCGAGACGGACGCAGCGGGCGGGCGCAGGGTCCTTGACGGGCGGGCGAAGGGTGCTGGGCGCGGGTGCCGGGGTCAGAACGCCAGATATCCGGCGGCGAGCCAGTCGCCGGCCAGCACCGCGGTCAGCGCACCGGCCAGCATCGCCGGGCCGAACGGGATCCGGGTACGCAGCCCGGCCCGGCGGGAGGCGAGCAGCACCAGCGCGTACCCGCCGCCGTAGCCGAACCCGAGCACCACCCCGACCGCCAGCGTCGGGAGGGACAGCCAGCCGAGCGCGAGCCCGAGCAACCCGGCGAGCTTCACATCGCCGAAGCCGAGTTGCGAGCCGGGCGCGAGGCACAGCAGCAGGTACAGCCCGGCGGCGGCGACAGCGCCGATGGCGGCCCGGGCCAGCTCCGCCCACCCCGGGCCGCCATCGATCGCACTGGCCACCGCAAGCAGCGCCGCGACCAGCGGGTACGCGGGCAGGGTGATCGCGTCGGGCAGCCGGCGCAGGTCGGCGTCGATGACACACAGCAGCACGCCGGCCGCGGCGAGCACCAGGAATGCGGGCAGCCCGTACCGGCGGACCGGGTCGGGGACCAGCCCGACCGCGACGCCACCGAACGCCACCGCGGTCAGCACGCACACCACCACGGTGCGCCGGCCGCCGGCGGCGACCCCGGGCAGCCGAGCCGCGGTGGCAGCCAGCGCGGGGCCGACCGCGGCCCCCGCGAGGGCGCATCCCAGCGCGGCCAGCGAGACGGTGAGCATCCCGGCCGCCTCAGCCGGCCGCGGACGACAGCGCCGTACGCATCGCCTCGGCCGGCGCGGGCACGCCGGTGAACTGCTCGAACTGGCGGACGGCCTGGGCGAGCAGCAGGTCCAGCCCGCCCACGACGCGGGCGCCGGCGGCGGTGGCCACGGCGGCCAGCGCGGTCGGCCACGGCGAGTACAGCACGTCGAAGACGGTAGCGTCGCGCCGCCACCGTACGGTCGGCGCGAACGCGTCCGCCGCGCCCGCGGGCAGCGTGGAGACCACCACGTCGGCGCGCCCGGCCGGCTCCGGGTCGGCGAACCCGGCGTGCCTCAGCGTCAGCCCCAGCGCGTCGGCAACCGGCCGCAGGTCAGCGACCGCGGCCGGTCGGCGGGCGTAGACGGTGACCGCGGCGGCGCCGAGGGTCGCCGCGGCGTACAGGCCGGCCCGGGCGGTGCCGCCGGCGCCGAGGATCGTGACCCGCTCGGCGGCCGCGGTACCGGCCCGGGCGAGCGCGTCGACCAGCCCGGGCGCGTCGGTGTTGTCGGCCCGGCGCCTGCCACCGGCCAGGACCAGCGTGTTGGCCGCGCCCAGCAGCCGCGCGGTGTCGGTCACCTCGTCGGCCACGCTCAACGCGGCCTGCTTGAGCGGCATGGTCAGCGACAGGCCGGCCCACTCGGGTCCGAGCCCGGCGACGAAGCCGGCGAGCTCGTCGGCCTCGACCCGGTACGCGGCGTAGCGCCAGTCGGCCAGCCCGGCCGCGGCATAGCCGGCATTGTGGAGCACCGGTGACAGCGAGTGCTCGACCGGGCTGCCCAGCACCGCGGCCCGGTGCCGGATGCGGACGTCCGCGGCGCTCACCCCGCGGCGCCGTTCTCCCTGGCCTTCTCCTCGTTGGCCTTCTGCTGGTCGTAGTTGTCGGCGAATGCCGACTTGCCCGACTTGTCGATCCGGACGAAGTACAACCACTTGCCGTCGGCGGGGTGCGCCGCGGCCTTCATCGCCGTCGCGCCCGGGTTGTCGATCGGCCCCGGCGGCAGCCCGGCGTGGGTGTGGGTGGAGTACGGGTTGTTCTTGTCGTGCAGTTCGGCGTAGGTCAGCTGGCTGGAATCCTTCGCGCCCTTGCCCTTCAGGTCCAGCCAGTAGTTCGTCGTCGAGTCGAACTGCAGCTTCTGCAGCCACGGCTGATCGGTGTCGCCGAGCCGGTTGTACACCACCCGGGTCACCTTCGGCATGTCCGCGTTGATCGCCTCGGCCTGCGCCAGTGACGCCACGATCAGCGCCTCGTACGGCGCGATGCCCTTCGGTTTGTCCAGCCCGCTGTCCGCGGCGGCCTTCATGAAGTGGGAGACCATCTCGCTCAGCGCGTCCTTGGCGCTGGTACCCGGGTCGAACAGGTACGTGTCCGGGTACAGGAAGCCCTCGGCGCTCTTCGCCGCCTGCTTGTGGTCGTCGCGGTCGAACCAGCCCTTGTCGATGCCCAGCGCGGCCGGGTCCTTCGCCGCCTTCTGGAAGTCCGACAGCGGCAGCTTGAGCCCCTTCGACAGCCGGCTCAGCGTCGCGTTCATGGTCAGGCCCTCGGGGATGGTGACCTTGGTGGCGATCCGGTTCTTGAGGTCCAGCAGCGCGGTGACCGCGAGTGACGCCTTCATCTGCTTGTGCAGCTTGTACCAGCCGGGCTGGATGGCGGTCGCGTTCGGGTTCTTGTTGGACGCGTCCACGAACGCCTTCGCGCTCTTGACGACGTCCTTGTTGTACAGCGCGTTGGCCATGTCGCTCAGCCCGTCGCCGGTCTTGATCTGCACCTGCACCGAACCGTGGCCGGAGCCGGAGTAGTCGGGTGCGACCAGGAACCCGCGCAGCGCGTGGTAGCCGAGGTAGCCGCCGCCACCCAGCACCCCGAGCAGCACGACCACCAGCACCAGCGCGAACAGCGACTTCCCGCGGCCCGACTTTCGTCGCCGGTGCCGGCCGGGGCGCATCGCGGCATCGCCGTCGTCGTCGTACCCCAGGTCCAGCCCATCAAGCATCCGTCCGCCTCCGGTGCGCATCGAGCCACGACTGCAGGATCTCCACGGCGGCGGCCTGGTCAACCACCGCCCGGCGACGCTTGCCGCGCACGCCACGATCGGACAGCCTACGGGTTGCCACCGCGGTGGACATCCGCTCGTCGGCGAACACGATCGGTACCGGCGCGATGCGGTCGGCCAACCGCGCCGCGTAGGCCCGTACGTCTCGCGCGGCGTAGCTTTCCTGGCCACTGAGTGTGACCGGCAGGCCGACCACCACCTCCACAGGGTGATACTCCTCGACGAGATCGGCAAGCTCCGCCAGATCCCGCGCGGCGGGAGTGTCGGCGTCCCGGCCCCGATCGCGCAGCACGGTGACGACCGGCGAGGCGAGCAGGCCGGCCGGATCGCAGCTGGCCACGCCGATCCGGACGGTGCCGACATCCACCGCGAGCCGCACCCCCGGGACGAACCCGGCACGATCGTCGTTGGTCACCACACCGCCCCCGAACCGGCCGCCACGACGCGGCCCGGGCCGGGGGCGGCCGGGTGGCTCAGCTCGGCGCCGAACGGCATCTCAGGCGGGAACCGCCGCGGCGACCAGCTCCCGGATCGACGCCAGCAGCGCCGGCGCCTGCTCGGCCGGCACTCCGCCACCCTGGGCCAGGTCGTCGTTGCCGCCGCCGCGCCCGGACAGCGCCGACTTCACCAGATCCTTCGCCGACAGGCCCTGCTCGCGGGCCGCCTTGTTGACCGCCACCACCAGCGACGCCTTGCCGCCGTTGGCCGCGGACACCACAACCACCCCGGCCCGGCCGGCGGACAACCGGCCACGGATCTCCTGGACCAGGGTGCGCACGTCGCCGCTGGACGCGCCACCAGGCGCCTCGGTGGCGACCAGCGCCACGCCGCGCACGTCCTCGGCGCCCGACGCGAGGCCACCGGCGTTCGCCAGCACCATCTGCGCCCGCAGCTTCTCCAGTTCCTTCTCCGCGTCGCGCAGCTGCGAGATCGTCTGCGCGACCCGGTCGCCGACCTCCTCCGGCTTGGCCCGGAACGTGTCGGCCAGCTGCGAGACCAGCAGGTGCTCGCGGGCCAGGAAGTTGAACGCGTCGATGCCCACCAGCGCCTCGACCCGGCGCACACCGGCACCGACCGACGCCTCGTGCAGGATCTTCACCACCCCGAGCTGGCCGGATCGGGCCGCGTGGGTACCGCCGCACAGCTCGCGGGCGTAGTCGCCGACCTCCACGACCCGCACCTCGTCGCCGTACTTCTCGCCGAACAGCGCCATCGCGCCGAGCTTGCGCGCCTCGGCCATCGAGGTGACGAACGCGTGCACCTCGAGGTCTGCCATCAGTACCTCGTTGACCTGCTGCTCGACATCGTTGAGGACGCTGGCCGGCACCGCGCCGGGGGTGTTGAAGTCGAACCGCAGCCGGCCCGGCGCGTTCAGCGAACCGGCCTGCGTGGCCGACTCGCCGAGGAAGTTGCGGATCGTCTGGTGCACCAGGTGCGTGGCGGTGTGCGACCGGGAGATCGCCCGGCGCCGCCGGATGTCGATCTCGGCGAACCCGGTCTCGCCGGTACGCACCTCGCCGCGCAGCACCTTCGCCCGGTGCACGACCAGCCCCGGTACCGGCTGCTGCACGTCGTAGACCTCGACCTCGCCGCCGCCGAGTTGGATGCGGCCCCAGTCGGCCTGCTGGCCACCGCCCTCGGCGTAGAACGGGGTGGTGTCGAGCACCAGCTCGACCTCGTCGCCCTCGCCGGCGCCGGCCAGCGGCGCACCGCCGGCCAGCACCGCACGCACCGTGGACTCGCGCGACACCTCCGCGTACCCGGTGAACTCGACCGCGCCGCCGGCGTCCAGCACCGCACGGTAGGCGGAGGTGTCGGCGTGGCCGGTCTTGCGGGCCTGCGCGTCGGCCTTGGCCCGGGTGCGCTGCTCGCTCATCAGCCGGCGGAAGCCGTCCTCGTCGACCGACAGGCCCTGCTCGGCGGCGATCTCCAGGGTCAGGTCGATCGGGAACCCGTACGTGTCGTGCAGCGCGAACGCCTGCGCGCCCGACAACGTGGAGCCGCCGGTCTTCTTCGTGTCGGCGATCGCGGTGTCCAGGATCGTGGTACCGGACTTCAGCGTCGCAAGGAACGCCTCCTCCTCGCCGTACGCGTACTGCGAGATGCGGTCGAAGTCCGCCGCCAGCTCCGGGTACGACGGGGCCATGCAGTCGCGCGCCACCGGCAGCAGCTCCGGCATCGCCGGCTGCTCGAACCCCAGCAGCCGGACCGCCCGCACCGCCCGGCGCAGGATCCGGCGCAGCACGTACCCGCGGCCCTCGTTGGACGGGGTCACCCCGTCACCGATGAGCATCAGCCCGGTGCGCACGTGGTCGGCGACCACCCGCAGCCGCACGTCGTCGGGATGCGACTGGGCCGCGATGTGGCTCGTCGACACGCCGTAGCGCTTGCCGGTCAGCTCCGCGGCGCGGTCCAGGATCGGCCACACCTCGTCGATCTCGTACAGGTTGTCGACGCCCTGCAGGTAGGCGGCGACCCGCTCCAGGCCCATCCCGGTGTCGATGTTCTTCGCCGGCAGGTCACCCAGGATCTCGAAGTTCTCCTTGCCGACCCCCGGACCCCGCTCGTACTGCATGAACACCAGGTTCCACAGCTCGACGTAGCGGTCCTCGTCGACGGTCGGGCCGCCCTCCGCGCCGTACTCCGGGCCGCGGTCGACGAAGATCTCCGAGCACGGGCCGCACGGGCCGGGGACGCCCATCGACCAGAAGTTGTCCTTCTTGCCCCTGCGCTGGATGCGCTCGGCCGGCACCCCGGCCACCCGCCGCCAGATCTCGTACGCCTCGTCGTCGTCGACGTAGACGGTCGGCCACAGCTTGTCGCCGTCCAGCCCCAGCCCGCCGTCGGCGACCGAGCCGGTCAACAGCTCCCAGGCCAGCTTGACGGCGCCTTCCTTGAAGTAGTCGCCGAACGAGAAATTGCCGTTCATCTGGAAGAACGTGCCGTGCCGGGAGGTCTTGCCGACCTCGTCGATGTCCGGGGTACGCACGCACTTCTGCACGCTGACCGCGCGCGGGAACGGCGGCGTCACCTGGCCCAGCAGGTACGGCTTGAACTGCACCATGCCGGCGTTGACGAACAGCAGGTTCGGATCCTCGAACGGCAGCGGCGCGCTCGGCACCACCGTGTGGTCGTTGTTCTCGAAGTGCGCCAGGAACCG
This genomic interval carries:
- a CDS encoding shikimate kinase gives rise to the protein MTGVPGVDRPVCVLVGAPGAGKTTVGRLLAARLGVEFADTDEQIERTAGKPISDIFVDDGEDHFRALERAAVAEALATRRGVLALGGGAVLAESTRELLLGHLVVFLSVELPDAAKRTGLSAARPLLAINPRATMRQLLAERRPLYEEVADVVVPTDRIDPDQVTETVLSALDDLRAQS
- the alaS gene encoding alanine--tRNA ligase — encoded protein: MRTAEIKRRFLAHFENNDHTVVPSAPLPFEDPNLLFVNAGMVQFKPYLLGQVTPPFPRAVSVQKCVRTPDIDEVGKTSRHGTFFQMNGNFSFGDYFKEGAVKLAWELLTGSVADGGLGLDGDKLWPTVYVDDDEAYEIWRRVAGVPAERIQRRGKKDNFWSMGVPGPCGPCSEIFVDRGPEYGAEGGPTVDEDRYVELWNLVFMQYERGPGVGKENFEILGDLPAKNIDTGMGLERVAAYLQGVDNLYEIDEVWPILDRAAELTGKRYGVSTSHIAAQSHPDDVRLRVVADHVRTGLMLIGDGVTPSNEGRGYVLRRILRRAVRAVRLLGFEQPAMPELLPVARDCMAPSYPELAADFDRISQYAYGEEEAFLATLKSGTTILDTAIADTKKTGGSTLSGAQAFALHDTYGFPIDLTLEIAAEQGLSVDEDGFRRLMSEQRTRAKADAQARKTGHADTSAYRAVLDAGGAVEFTGYAEVSRESTVRAVLAGGAPLAGAGEGDEVELVLDTTPFYAEGGGQQADWGRIQLGGGEVEVYDVQQPVPGLVVHRAKVLRGEVRTGETGFAEIDIRRRRAISRSHTATHLVHQTIRNFLGESATQAGSLNAPGRLRFDFNTPGAVPASVLNDVEQQVNEVLMADLEVHAFVTSMAEARKLGAMALFGEKYGDEVRVVEVGDYARELCGGTHAARSGQLGVVKILHEASVGAGVRRVEALVGIDAFNFLAREHLLVSQLADTFRAKPEEVGDRVAQTISQLRDAEKELEKLRAQMVLANAGGLASGAEDVRGVALVATEAPGGASSGDVRTLVQEIRGRLSAGRAGVVVVSAANGGKASLVVAVNKAAREQGLSAKDLVKSALSGRGGGNDDLAQGGGVPAEQAPALLASIRELVAAAVPA
- a CDS encoding prepilin peptidase encodes the protein MLTVSLAALGCALAGAAVGPALAATAARLPGVAAGGRRTVVVCVLTAVAFGGVAVGLVPDPVRRYGLPAFLVLAAAGVLLCVIDADLRRLPDAITLPAYPLVAALLAVASAIDGGPGWAELARAAIGAVAAAGLYLLLCLAPGSQLGFGDVKLAGLLGLALGWLSLPTLAVGVVLGFGYGGGYALVLLASRRAGLRTRIPFGPAMLAGALTAVLAGDWLAAGYLAF
- the aroC gene encoding chorismate synthase; this encodes MLRWLTAGESHGPALVGILEGVPAGVELTSAEIASELARRRLGYGRGARMKFEQDAVEVIGGLRHGRTLGSPFAVRVGNTEWPKWQQVMSADPVDEAELAGQARNAPLSRPRPGHADLAGMQKYGHTDARPILERASARETAARVALGTVAKALLDQALEVRLVSHVVEIGAVAAPADRLPTPDDAAAIDADPMRCLDADASAAMVAEVDAARKDADTLGGIVEVVAYGLPPGLGSHVQWDRRLDARLAAALMSIQAVKGVEVGDGFTQARSRGSVAHDEMDPTAGGVRRRTNRAGGVEGGMSIGEPLRVRAALKPISSLNRALSTVDVATGEPATAINQRSDVCAVPAGAVVAEAMVALVLADAAVEKFGGDSVAELRRNLDAYRKELVIS
- a CDS encoding shikimate dehydrogenase produces the protein MSAADVRIRHRAAVLGSPVEHSLSPVLHNAGYAAAGLADWRYAAYRVEADELAGFVAGLGPEWAGLSLTMPLKQAALSVADEVTDTARLLGAANTLVLAGGRRRADNTDAPGLVDALARAGTAAAERVTILGAGGTARAGLYAAATLGAAAVTVYARRPAAVADLRPVADALGLTLRHAGFADPEPAGRADVVVSTLPAGAADAFAPTVRWRRDATVFDVLYSPWPTALAAVATAAGARVVGGLDLLLAQAVRQFEQFTGVPAPAEAMRTALSSAAG
- the aroB gene encoding 3-dehydroquinate synthase encodes the protein MTAPTTRIKVAGSAPYEVLVGAGLLDGLPDTLPGAAQVALVHAPPLSGLVDRLCEVLAAAGRKPLRLEVPDAEHGKSVAVAEQCWAQLGRAGFTRTDAVVGVGGGAVTDLAGFVAACWLRGVRLVQVPTSLLGMVDAAIGGKTGVNTAAGKNLVGAFHPPAAVLCDLATLATLDAEELTGGMAEVVKCGFIADPRILELIEADPAAATDPAGPVLRELVERSVRVKADVVGEDLRESGRRIVLNYGHTLGHAIERHEGYRWRHGHAVSVGLVYAAQLARRRGLLDAATADRHTAVLSSVGLPTRYRADAFDALLPAMRLDKKAQGSTLRFVLLAGLAEPTVVADLSEAELRATYLDVCVPEGEQ
- the mltG gene encoding endolytic transglycosylase MltG yields the protein MLDGLDLGYDDDGDAAMRPGRHRRRKSGRGKSLFALVLVVVLLGVLGGGGYLGYHALRGFLVAPDYSGSGHGSVQVQIKTGDGLSDMANALYNKDVVKSAKAFVDASNKNPNATAIQPGWYKLHKQMKASLAVTALLDLKNRIATKVTIPEGLTMNATLSRLSKGLKLPLSDFQKAAKDPAALGIDKGWFDRDDHKQAAKSAEGFLYPDTYLFDPGTSAKDALSEMVSHFMKAAADSGLDKPKGIAPYEALIVASLAQAEAINADMPKVTRVVYNRLGDTDQPWLQKLQFDSTTNYWLDLKGKGAKDSSQLTYAELHDKNNPYSTHTHAGLPPGPIDNPGATAMKAAAHPADGKWLYFVRIDKSGKSAFADNYDQQKANEEKARENGAAG
- the ruvX gene encoding Holliday junction resolvase RuvX — its product is MTNDDRAGFVPGVRLAVDVGTVRIGVASCDPAGLLASPVVTVLRDRGRDADTPAARDLAELADLVEEYHPVEVVVGLPVTLSGQESYAARDVRAYAARLADRIAPVPIVFADERMSTAVATRRLSDRGVRGKRRRAVVDQAAAVEILQSWLDAHRRRTDA